In the genome of Curtobacterium sp. MCLR17_036, the window AACCCGCACAACCCCGTCGGCCTCGTGCACGACCGTGCCGACCTCGTCGCGATCGCCGAACTGGCCGCGAAGTACGACGTGCTCGTCATCAGCGACGAGATCCACGCACCGCTGACCCACCCCGGCGTGCAGTTCACGCCGTTCGCGATGGTCGCCGAGCCGCTCGGCGCGCGGAGCGTGTGCGTGACCTCGGCGAGCAAGGGGTGGAACCTCGCCGGGGTGAAGTGCTCGGTCATCGTCGCCGGCGACGCCCGGACCGCGGCCCTGCTCGACACCCTGTGGGAGGAAGTGGCCTGCCGGACGAGCATCCTCGGGCTGCACGCGAACCTGGCGGCGTTCACCCTGGCGACGGACTGGCTCGACGACGTCGTCGCCCGGATCGTGGCGAACGACCGGCTGCTCGCCAAGCTGCTGGCGGAGCACCTGCCCGGGGTCGTCTACACGCGACCGCGCGCCGGCTACCTGGCCTGGCTCGACTTCCGGGGGATCGGGCTCGGCGACGACCCGGCGGTGCCGATCCGGGAGCACGCGTACGTCGCCCTCAACTCGGGGCTCGGCTTCGGGGCGCAGGGCCGCGGCTTCGTGCGGCTCAACCTGGCCTGCTCACCGGAGACCCTGCGCGAGGCCGTGTTCCGGATCGCGTCGGCGTACCCGTCGAGCACGCAGGAGGGGCTGGTCTGGCACGTCGCATGAGCGCGGGCGGGCGGGCGCGCGCGGGCACGGGTGCTCGTGGCTCGCGCTGCATGGCCCGCGCTTCGTGGCTGCCGCCGACGTCGAGTGAGCAGAAGGTGTCGGGTCTGCGGCGCGCACTCGACGTCTTCTGCTCACTCGCGGCCGCGCGGAGCCGCACGGAGCGCAGAGACGCGCAGAGACGCCCGGAGACGCGGCGGTCAGGCGACGTACTGGTTGCGCCCGACGACGCTGATGTGCAGCTCGTCGTCGCGGTCCATCGCCAGGAGCTCGCGGGCCACGAACCCGACGGAGGGCCAGCGGGACACCTCGGTCACCATGAAGCCGTCGATGAACACCTGCCACGCGCCGCGCTCGCGGACCGCCTGCACCTCGTAGGTCGCCATGCCGCGAGCGTACCGGTCAGCCGACGCGCTTCGCGTAGTACCGCATCGTGGGGACCTCGCCCGTCGGCTTGCACCAGTCGGCGGGACCGCGGCCGGTGAGCCGCCAGCCGTGCCGCTCGTAGAGGCGCCACGCGGCCGGGGTCTCCTCGGTGACGTCGAGCCGCACGTGCGTGCCGGGGCAGGCGCGTTCGGCGGCCTCGAGCAGGGCGTCGGCGACACCGGCGCCGCGGCGGTCCGGTTCGACGAACAGCCGCGTCACGGTGGGCATCCGGCCGGGTTCGGGCACCGCGAGTCCGACGTGGCCGATGACGAGGTCGTCGTCATCGACGGCGACCCAGGCGCCGAGCGACCCGTCGGGGCAGAGCCACGCGGCCGGGTCCTCGGGCCAGGACGCCGGGTAGCCGCCGAGGTGCACACGCCAGAGCACCTCGACCAGGGGGTCCAGGTGCGTGTCGGCGCGCTCGGTGATGTGCATCTCCTGGACGCTATCGACCGCGGGCGTCCCGTGGTCAGCGTTCCGGCGATCGTGGTGCGGGGTGTCAGTCGAGGGCGAGGGTCATGTGCACGTCGGCGCGGGCGTACGGGCTCGGGGCGACCTCGTCGGCGCGCAGGTGCCGGAAGCCGAACGCCTCGTACAGGTGGACCGCGCTGGCGAGCTTCGCGTTGCTCTCGAGGTCGATCCGGTGTGCCCCGAGCGCTCGAGCGCGGTCGAGGGCCGCGGCGATGAGGCGACGGCCGAGCCCGTGCCCTTGGTGGCCGGGGGAGACGGCCATCTTGACGAGCTCGAAGACACCGGGCGCGGTCGGGGCGATGCCGATGCACCCGACGACCTCGTCGTCGAGACGGGCGACGAACACCGCGCCGCCGGGCTCGACGACGTGGCCGACGGGGTCGGCGAGGATCGCACGGTCCGCGTCCTCGAGGGTGAAGTGGCGGGTGACCCAGTCCTCGTTGAGCACGCGGAACGCCTCGGCGTCGGCCGGGGTCGCGAGGTCGGTGATGGTGACGGTGGGGGTCGCTTCGGTCATGTCTCGATCCTCCACCGCACATGGAGTCACGTCCAATACTCGTTCCTTCGGATCGATACGCTGGGTGCATGGATCACGACCCGGACGTCGACCTCCGCCAGCTCCGTGCGTTCCTGGCCGTCGCCGACGAGCTGCACTTCGGGCGGGCGGCCGAGCGGCTGCACGTCGCGCAGCCGGCCCTGTCCCAGCAGATCCGCCGGACCGAGCGCGCGCTCGGCGTCGACCTGTTCGTCCGCACGAGCCGGAGCGTCGCGCTCACGGCGGCGGGCCGGGTGCTGCACGGACGGGCACGGTCGCTCGTCGAGCAGGTGCGCCGGGACCTCGACGAGACGGTCCGGGTCGGCCGCGGCGAGGCCGGGCGGCTCGACCTCGGCTTCGTCGTGTCGGCGCTGCCGCTCGGGCCGATCGAGCGGGTGCAGGCCTTCCGGGCGCGGTACCCGTCGGTGCGCGTCGAGCTGACCGAGGGCTACTCGTCGACCCTGCTCGCCCGCATCGTCCGCGGTGAACTCGACCTGGCCGTCGTGCGCGACGCCGACCCCGACCCCGCGGTCCGGCTGCTGCCGTTCCGCACCGAGGCGTTCCTGGCGGCCGTCCCGCGCGACCACCGCCTCGCCGGGCGGCCGGCGATCCGGGGGACCGAGCTCGTCGACGACCCCTTCGTGTTCTTCCCGGCCGCGGCGGGCTCGCTCGCCACCGAGCGGAACCTCGCCCCGGTCACCGCCGGGGGCCGACGGCCCGTCGTCGTGCAGGAGGCCACCACCTGGGCGACCGTCCTGCACCTGGTCGGTGCCGGCCTCGGCGTGACCGTCCTGCCGGAGAGCGCTGCGCTCGCCGCACCGGACACTGTCGCGCTGCTGCCCCTGCGGGGGAGCGAGCACCGCAGCGAGCTCTCGTGGGCGATGCGCGCCGACGACGACCGCGAGATCCTCCGCAACTTCGTCGACGCCGACCGGGCAGGAGACGCCGGGTCTCCCACTCGAGCGCAGTAGGGACGGGTCAGCCGAGCGCGAGCACCGGCGCGCGGTGGTCGCCGAGCTCGTCGACCGACCACGGTCGCGCTCCCCGCAGCGTGAGCCCGAGCTGCACGAGGACGAAGCCGACGTGCGGCTCGACGTCCGGGTCCCACGGCCCCTCGACGCCGAGGCCGAACGCCCCGAGCTCGTCGTCGGCCTCGTCGCGCAGGGTCAACCGCCAGCGGCCGTCACCGAGTTCCTCGACGACGGCCCAGCGGGCGGTGCTGAAGCGGCTCACGCGGCCACGTTGCCGATCCGGCTCAGGTCGTCTTCATGATGTCGGCGGTGAAGTTCTGCACCCGCTGGAGCAGGGCCTCGCCGCGCATCGCGATCGTCGCGGGCGGGTTGAGGTGCGGCGGTGCGGTGCGGATGAGCATCGAGCAGCCGAGGTCCTCGCAGATGTACGAGCCGATGGTGTTCCCGTTCCGGCCGGACTCGCCGGCACGTGCCGCCGAGAAGAGGCGCACCTGGGTGGCCGGCTGCGGCGAGTGGCAGAACGAGCACATCGCGGCGATGCCGGCTCGCAACGAACCGCCCGCCGAGCGGACGACGATCCCGACGGGGCGCTCGTCGATCCACGAGACGATGTAGCCGCGGCGGGCGGCCTGGGGGTCACGCCAGCCCAGGAACTCGCGTTCGTCCCAGAGCATCTCGTGCAGGCCGGGGATCGGCAGCTGTGCGAGCTCGTCAGGGGTGGCGTTCACGAACGACGATCGGATGTCGGCTTCGGTCAGTGGCTTCACGGTGCGACCACTGTATGCCTCGCCCCCGACAGCGCGCTGCTCCGGGACGGACGCGTCGGTGTGGGTGCTGACTCGGATCGCCCCCCGGTGGCGCTCGGTCGGGACGGACGCGTCGGTGTGGGTGCTGTCTCGGATCGCCCCCCGGTGG includes:
- a CDS encoding aminotransferase class I/II-fold pyridoxal phosphate-dependent enzyme, with product MANDEQDPVGTLRGVRTSIKWTRYAPDVLPLFVAEMDHDVAPAIRQALIERVSQSDLGYLDGPGPLAPAFARFALDRWGWEVDPTRIHLATDVSVGIVESLRLALPDGGRVAITPPVYPPFFELVDEARCLVEEVPLLEQWGRYRLDLEGLERAFAGGVGVFLLCNPHNPVGLVHDRADLVAIAELAAKYDVLVISDEIHAPLTHPGVQFTPFAMVAEPLGARSVCVTSASKGWNLAGVKCSVIVAGDARTAALLDTLWEEVACRTSILGLHANLAAFTLATDWLDDVVARIVANDRLLAKLLAEHLPGVVYTRPRAGYLAWLDFRGIGLGDDPAVPIREHAYVALNSGLGFGAQGRGFVRLNLACSPETLREAVFRIASAYPSSTQEGLVWHVA
- a CDS encoding FBP domain-containing protein; translated protein: MKPLTEADIRSSFVNATPDELAQLPIPGLHEMLWDEREFLGWRDPQAARRGYIVSWIDERPVGIVVRSAGGSLRAGIAAMCSFCHSPQPATQVRLFSAARAGESGRNGNTIGSYICEDLGCSMLIRTAPPHLNPPATIAMRGEALLQRVQNFTADIMKTT
- a CDS encoding LysR substrate-binding domain-containing protein codes for the protein MDHDPDVDLRQLRAFLAVADELHFGRAAERLHVAQPALSQQIRRTERALGVDLFVRTSRSVALTAAGRVLHGRARSLVEQVRRDLDETVRVGRGEAGRLDLGFVVSALPLGPIERVQAFRARYPSVRVELTEGYSSTLLARIVRGELDLAVVRDADPDPAVRLLPFRTEAFLAAVPRDHRLAGRPAIRGTELVDDPFVFFPAAAGSLATERNLAPVTAGGRRPVVVQEATTWATVLHLVGAGLGVTVLPESAALAAPDTVALLPLRGSEHRSELSWAMRADDDREILRNFVDADRAGDAGSPTRAQ
- a CDS encoding GNAT family N-acetyltransferase, producing MTEATPTVTITDLATPADAEAFRVLNEDWVTRHFTLEDADRAILADPVGHVVEPGGAVFVARLDDEVVGCIGIAPTAPGVFELVKMAVSPGHQGHGLGRRLIAAALDRARALGAHRIDLESNAKLASAVHLYEAFGFRHLRADEVAPSPYARADVHMTLALD
- a CDS encoding GNAT family N-acetyltransferase encodes the protein MHITERADTHLDPLVEVLWRVHLGGYPASWPEDPAAWLCPDGSLGAWVAVDDDDLVIGHVGLAVPEPGRMPTVTRLFVEPDRRGAGVADALLEAAERACPGTHVRLDVTEETPAAWRLYERHGWRLTGRGPADWCKPTGEVPTMRYYAKRVG